A window of the Microvirga terrae genome harbors these coding sequences:
- a CDS encoding MBL fold metallo-hydrolase codes for MADKAFASTSDTAAKTVSFTEIGPDLYAYTAEGDPNSGIIVGDDGCIVIDAQATPAMAEDVIARVRTVTDKPIKYVVLSHYHAVRVLGASAYEAQGIIASTTTYDLIVERGEQDKASEIGRFPRLFRGESSIPPGLTWPTLTFESGMSVFLGKREVKLFHLGAGHTAGDIVAWVPDAEVMFTGDLVEYHSACYCGDAYLREWPQTLDSILDFQPKAIAPGRGDALQGGQAVREAAAMTRDFVGTLYGAAELSVARGRSLKETFAATRDVMDPKFGSFAIYEHCLPFNVSRAFDEASGIDHPVIWTAERDREMWAALQG; via the coding sequence ATGGCCGATAAGGCTTTCGCCTCGACAAGCGACACCGCCGCCAAGACGGTATCGTTCACGGAGATCGGCCCGGATCTCTATGCCTACACGGCCGAGGGCGATCCCAATTCAGGCATCATCGTCGGCGACGACGGCTGCATCGTCATCGACGCGCAGGCCACGCCGGCCATGGCCGAGGACGTGATCGCCCGCGTACGCACCGTCACCGACAAGCCGATCAAGTACGTGGTGCTCTCGCACTACCATGCCGTGCGCGTGCTCGGAGCCTCGGCTTACGAGGCGCAGGGCATCATCGCTTCGACCACCACCTACGATCTGATCGTCGAGCGCGGCGAGCAGGACAAGGCGTCCGAAATCGGCCGCTTCCCGCGCCTGTTCCGCGGCGAGAGCAGCATCCCGCCCGGTCTGACCTGGCCGACGCTCACCTTCGAGAGCGGCATGTCGGTTTTTCTCGGCAAGCGCGAGGTCAAGCTGTTCCATCTCGGTGCCGGCCACACGGCGGGCGATATCGTGGCCTGGGTGCCGGACGCGGAGGTGATGTTCACCGGCGATCTCGTGGAGTACCACTCCGCCTGCTATTGCGGCGACGCTTACCTGCGCGAGTGGCCGCAGACATTGGATTCGATCCTCGACTTCCAACCAAAGGCGATCGCCCCGGGTCGGGGCGATGCGCTGCAGGGCGGGCAGGCGGTGCGCGAGGCGGCGGCGATGACGCGCGACTTCGTGGGCACGCTCTATGGCGCCGCCGAATTGTCGGTGGCGCGTGGACGCTCTCTCAAGGAGACCTTCGCGGCGACGCGCGACGTGATGGACCCGAAGTTCGGAAGCTTCGCCATCTACGAGCATTGCCTGCCCTTCAATGTCTCGCGGGCCTTCGACGAAGCTTCCGGCATCGATCATCCCGTCATCTGGACGGCGGAGCGCGACCGGGAGATGTGGGCGGCCCTGCAAGGCTAG
- a CDS encoding TonB family protein, with translation MSAHILRPMQEPNRLGIAFLAALLLHGAALTAVTLWPSDAEKPPGEQEITIDLAPAMEELVLVAPSLEHSQEVPPAETEALPVETESVEEPPPEEIAEAQPQDATEAVPVEAVPVEQETARTEAVILPPPDTVVAKPLETPAPPKPEKKPLPKPVERKPPPRRTVAEPKPLPSDARQGQASASREDTGGQAASADPTARNRYLASLVASLRNRLRYPDVARSQGVTGVATVRFTMDRSGRIVSASLVRGAGHPALDQAALAAASPGSSLPPIPDFIPQSTFTVPLRFNIR, from the coding sequence ATGTCCGCACACATTCTCAGACCGATGCAGGAGCCGAACCGGCTCGGGATCGCCTTTCTCGCGGCGCTCCTGCTGCACGGGGCGGCGCTGACCGCCGTGACTCTGTGGCCATCCGATGCGGAGAAGCCGCCCGGGGAGCAGGAGATCACGATCGATCTCGCGCCCGCCATGGAAGAACTCGTGTTGGTCGCGCCATCGCTCGAACATTCCCAGGAGGTGCCTCCCGCCGAAACCGAAGCCCTGCCGGTCGAGACGGAAAGCGTCGAGGAGCCGCCGCCCGAGGAAATCGCCGAAGCCCAGCCTCAGGACGCGACCGAAGCGGTTCCGGTGGAAGCGGTTCCGGTCGAACAGGAGACCGCGCGGACCGAGGCCGTCATCCTGCCGCCCCCCGACACGGTGGTCGCCAAGCCGCTCGAGACGCCTGCGCCGCCCAAGCCGGAGAAGAAGCCCCTGCCGAAGCCGGTGGAGCGCAAGCCTCCTCCGCGCCGAACCGTTGCGGAACCGAAGCCGCTTCCCTCCGATGCCCGCCAGGGCCAGGCTTCAGCCTCGCGCGAGGATACGGGCGGCCAGGCGGCCTCCGCGGATCCGACCGCACGCAATCGCTACCTGGCCAGCCTCGTGGCCTCGCTGCGCAATCGCCTGCGCTATCCGGACGTCGCGCGCAGCCAGGGCGTGACGGGCGTTGCAACCGTGCGCTTCACCATGGATCGGTCCGGTCGAATCGTCAGCGCGTCCTTGGTGCGGGGTGCAGGCCATCCGGCGCTGGATCAGGCTGCGCTTGCTGCGGCGAGCCCCGGTTCGTCCCTGCCGCCCATTCCGGACTTCATCCCGCAATCGACCTTCACCGTGCCGCTGCGCTTCAACATCCGCTGA
- a CDS encoding ExbD/TolR family protein, protein MGMGPIRAQDTDDEFGSAPLSEINVTPLVDVMLVLLIIFMVAAPLMTVGVPVQLPKTAAPKVSQPKQPVVVTIDAQGQPFLDKEPLAPETMMPRLRQLAGVDPSQVVLVRGDKAVPYGRIIEIMGQINAAGFSKVSLIAQAPSGSPSP, encoded by the coding sequence ATGGGCATGGGGCCAATCCGGGCGCAGGATACGGACGACGAGTTCGGGTCCGCTCCCCTGTCGGAGATCAACGTCACGCCGCTGGTGGATGTGATGCTCGTTCTGCTCATCATCTTCATGGTGGCGGCACCGCTGATGACCGTCGGCGTGCCCGTGCAGCTGCCGAAGACGGCAGCCCCGAAGGTGTCGCAGCCGAAGCAGCCGGTCGTGGTCACCATCGACGCGCAGGGCCAGCCGTTCCTCGACAAGGAGCCGCTCGCTCCCGAGACCATGATGCCGCGCCTGCGGCAGCTCGCCGGCGTGGATCCGAGCCAGGTCGTCCTCGTCCGTGGCGACAAGGCCGTTCCTTATGGGCGCATCATCGAGATCATGGGCCAGATCAACGCCGCGGGCTTCAGCAAAGTATCCTTGATCGCGCAGGCCCCGAGCGGATCACCGTCTCCCTAG
- a CDS encoding MotA/TolQ/ExbB proton channel family protein has translation MNEIMPAATHDMSFLGLFLQADPIVKSVMILLVLASLGCWTIVIEKLLRFGSIRRQARAFEAAARSGDRLHPQMPGATGRIVAAGHEAWRDQDVSESRADRRERIERAMRAALSVDMRQLQVGLPFLATIGSAAPFIGLFGTVWGIMNSFSAIAASQDTSLSVVAPGIAEALFATAIGLVAAIPAVMAYNKLTTDLGRLQQSFAAGITALGDRLARDRKSHVRAEAAE, from the coding sequence ATGAATGAGATCATGCCTGCCGCAACGCATGACATGTCCTTCCTCGGCCTGTTTCTGCAAGCCGATCCGATCGTCAAAAGCGTCATGATCCTGCTCGTCCTGGCCTCCCTCGGCTGCTGGACCATCGTCATCGAGAAGCTCCTTCGCTTCGGAAGCATCCGTCGTCAGGCCCGCGCTTTCGAAGCTGCGGCGCGCTCGGGTGATAGGCTTCATCCGCAGATGCCCGGGGCGACGGGCCGGATCGTCGCGGCCGGTCACGAGGCGTGGCGCGATCAGGACGTCTCCGAGAGCCGCGCCGACCGGCGGGAGCGCATCGAACGGGCCATGCGGGCTGCCCTGTCCGTCGACATGCGCCAGCTTCAGGTTGGATTGCCGTTCCTCGCCACGATCGGCTCCGCGGCACCGTTCATCGGCCTGTTCGGAACGGTCTGGGGCATCATGAACTCCTTCTCGGCCATCGCCGCCAGCCAGGACACGAGCCTCTCCGTCGTGGCGCCGGGCATCGCCGAGGCGTTGTTTGCAACCGCCATCGGTCTCGTGGCCGCCATTCCGGCCGTCATGGCCTACAACAAACTGACGACCGATCTCGGACGCCTGCAGCAATCCTTCGCGGCCGGCATCACGGCGCTCGGCGACCGGCTCGCCCGCGACCGCAAGTCCCACGTTCGGGCGGAGGCTGCCGAATAA
- a CDS encoding Tat pathway signal protein: MSTWNEPGFAAGSVFACLALLLPFSGMALAQDNASASSPLRIELNKIEASGENCRTYFLIDNQKGEGWKSLKLDLFALDTDGVAAKRLAVEVGPVPRRKTLIKLFDFPGLTCSRFGRVLLNDVLTCEGATSAREECLSGIETASKIDAVSFVK, encoded by the coding sequence ATGAGCACATGGAATGAGCCTGGGTTTGCAGCAGGAAGCGTCTTCGCCTGCTTGGCTCTGCTCCTGCCTTTCAGCGGGATGGCGCTCGCCCAGGACAATGCGTCGGCTTCAAGCCCCTTGCGGATCGAGTTGAACAAGATCGAAGCATCGGGGGAGAACTGCCGGACCTACTTTCTCATCGACAATCAAAAGGGCGAGGGCTGGAAATCTCTGAAGCTCGATCTCTTCGCGCTGGATACGGATGGCGTGGCAGCCAAGAGGCTGGCGGTGGAAGTGGGTCCGGTGCCTCGCCGCAAAACCCTCATCAAGCTCTTCGACTTTCCGGGACTGACCTGTTCGCGCTTCGGACGTGTTCTGCTCAACGACGTCCTGACCTGCGAAGGCGCGACCAGCGCGCGCGAGGAATGCCTGTCCGGAATCGAGACGGCCTCCAAGATCGACGCCGTATCCTTCGTGAAGTGA
- a CDS encoding UxaA family hydrolase yields the protein MSTPRTIRLSPDDNVVIAIDLVNQGASAAGLTARERILRGHKMAAQPIREGEPIRKFGQIIGFAKTHIAPGEWVHEHNVGLHDFERDYAFSADAREDDLLAPGLRATFQGYRRASGRTGTRNYIGILTSVNCSASVARFAAAEVERSGLLRDYPGIDGVVAIVHGTGCGHAAYGEGFDILRRTQWGYASHPNFAGVIMVGLGCEVFQIGRMKQEYGLTESETFRTLTIQETGGTRRTVQAIVEAVKDMLPIVARAQRETRPASELVLALQCGGSDGYSALTANPALGVASDLLVRHGGTSILSETPEIYGAEHLLTRRAATPDIGEKLVSRIRWWEDYTARNGGEMNNNPSPGNKAGGLTTILEKSLGAAAKGGRSTLRAVYEYAEPVKDHGFVYMDTPGYDPVAATGQVAGGANLIAFTTGRGSAFGCKPVPSLKLATNSDIYRRMLDDMDINCGDVLDGVSLETKGQEIFEILLRVASGEHTKSEDLGYGDLEFVPWQVGATM from the coding sequence ATGAGCACTCCCCGCACCATCCGCCTCTCGCCCGATGACAATGTGGTCATCGCCATCGACCTCGTGAACCAGGGCGCGAGCGCGGCTGGACTGACGGCCCGCGAACGTATCCTGCGCGGCCACAAGATGGCCGCGCAGCCGATCCGGGAAGGCGAGCCGATCCGCAAGTTCGGCCAGATCATCGGCTTCGCCAAGACCCACATCGCGCCCGGCGAATGGGTGCACGAGCACAATGTCGGTCTGCACGACTTCGAGCGGGACTACGCCTTCAGCGCAGATGCCCGGGAAGACGATCTGCTTGCGCCCGGACTGCGCGCCACCTTCCAGGGGTACCGCCGCGCGTCCGGTCGAACGGGCACGCGGAACTATATCGGCATTCTGACATCGGTGAATTGCTCCGCGTCCGTCGCACGCTTCGCAGCCGCCGAAGTCGAGCGCTCAGGTCTTCTTCGCGACTATCCCGGCATCGACGGCGTCGTTGCGATCGTTCACGGGACGGGTTGCGGCCACGCCGCCTACGGCGAAGGGTTCGACATCCTGCGTCGTACGCAATGGGGTTATGCCAGCCACCCCAACTTCGCCGGCGTCATCATGGTCGGTCTCGGCTGCGAGGTGTTTCAGATCGGCAGGATGAAGCAGGAATACGGCCTTACAGAAAGCGAAACCTTCCGCACCCTCACCATTCAGGAGACGGGCGGCACGAGGCGCACCGTGCAGGCCATCGTCGAGGCCGTGAAGGACATGCTCCCGATCGTCGCTCGGGCTCAGCGGGAGACGCGCCCCGCATCGGAACTGGTGCTGGCCCTTCAATGCGGCGGTTCCGACGGCTATTCAGCCCTCACCGCCAACCCGGCGCTGGGTGTCGCGTCCGATCTGCTGGTCCGTCATGGCGGAACGTCGATCCTGTCGGAAACCCCTGAAATCTACGGTGCTGAGCATCTTCTGACCCGGCGGGCCGCCACCCCGGACATCGGCGAGAAGCTCGTGTCGCGGATCAGATGGTGGGAGGATTACACGGCCCGCAACGGCGGCGAGATGAACAACAATCCCTCACCCGGCAACAAGGCCGGCGGATTGACGACGATCCTTGAGAAATCCCTGGGCGCCGCCGCGAAGGGCGGACGCTCGACCCTTCGGGCTGTCTACGAATACGCCGAACCCGTGAAGGACCACGGCTTCGTCTACATGGATACGCCCGGCTATGATCCTGTTGCGGCGACCGGCCAAGTGGCCGGCGGCGCGAACCTGATCGCCTTCACGACCGGCCGCGGCTCGGCATTCGGCTGCAAGCCCGTGCCGTCCCTGAAGCTCGCCACCAATTCCGACATCTACCGTCGCATGCTCGACGACATGGACATCAATTGCGGCGATGTTCTCGACGGCGTGTCCCTGGAAACGAAGGGCCAGGAAATCTTCGAGATCCTGCTCCGGGTCGCCTCCGGGGAGCACACGAAGTCGGAGGATCTCGGCTACGGCGATCTCGAGTTCGTCCCGTGGCAGGTCGGCGCAACGATGTAA
- a CDS encoding TRAP transporter large permease — protein sequence MLILIGSFLVLMVLGLPVAISMAVASLLYILASGTVPDVIVAQRMIAGVESFPLLAVPFFILAGNLMNIAGVTGRIYSFAVALVGWMKGGLGQVNIIGSVIFSGMSGTAIADAAGLGTIEIKAMKDHGYSTEFAVGVTAASATLGPIIPPSLPFVIYGMMANVSIGALFLGGLIPGIVMTLLMMGTVAYFAYRNGWGADTPFSWAQLGNATIEVVIVLAFPVAVWLMIQAGLSANVSIGIALAVLLALDWYFDFSAVMALMAPVILIGGMTLGLFTPTEAAVAAVIWSLFLGLVRYRSMTFRSLAKATFDTIETTASVLFIVTAASIFAWLLTVSQAAQILSDAILGFTQNKWVFLLLANILILFVGCFIDTIAAITILVPILLPIVLKLGIDPIHFGLIMTLNLMIGLLHPPLGMVLFVLARVSRLSVERTTVAILPWLVPLMLALIAITYIPELTLWLPQKMGLGR from the coding sequence ATGCTCATCCTGATCGGTTCTTTCCTCGTTCTGATGGTCCTCGGCCTGCCCGTGGCCATCTCCATGGCCGTCGCGTCCCTGCTCTATATCCTCGCCAGCGGCACGGTGCCGGACGTCATTGTTGCGCAACGCATGATTGCCGGCGTCGAGAGCTTTCCGCTTCTGGCCGTTCCGTTCTTCATTCTGGCCGGCAACCTCATGAACATCGCCGGCGTCACGGGCCGCATCTACTCGTTTGCGGTTGCCCTCGTCGGGTGGATGAAGGGCGGCCTCGGACAAGTGAACATCATCGGATCGGTGATCTTCTCGGGCATGTCCGGGACGGCCATCGCCGATGCGGCCGGCCTTGGCACGATCGAGATCAAGGCCATGAAGGATCATGGCTATTCGACGGAGTTCGCCGTCGGCGTCACGGCGGCATCTGCGACCCTCGGGCCGATCATCCCACCTTCCTTGCCGTTCGTGATCTACGGGATGATGGCCAATGTCTCTATCGGTGCCCTCTTCCTGGGAGGCCTCATTCCGGGCATCGTGATGACCCTGCTGATGATGGGGACCGTAGCCTACTTCGCCTATCGGAACGGATGGGGCGCAGATACTCCCTTCTCATGGGCTCAACTGGGCAATGCCACCATCGAGGTCGTCATCGTTCTGGCCTTTCCGGTCGCCGTCTGGCTGATGATCCAGGCCGGACTTTCCGCCAACGTCTCCATTGGGATCGCCCTCGCTGTCCTGCTCGCCCTCGACTGGTATTTCGACTTCTCGGCCGTGATGGCCCTGATGGCGCCGGTCATCCTGATCGGCGGCATGACGCTCGGCCTTTTCACCCCGACGGAGGCGGCTGTCGCTGCCGTCATCTGGTCGCTGTTCTTGGGCCTCGTCCGCTATCGCTCCATGACGTTCAGGAGCCTGGCCAAAGCGACCTTCGACACCATCGAAACGACAGCATCGGTTCTCTTCATCGTCACGGCGGCGTCGATCTTCGCATGGCTTCTGACGGTCAGCCAGGCGGCGCAGATCCTCTCGGATGCGATCCTGGGCTTCACGCAGAACAAGTGGGTGTTCCTGCTGCTTGCCAACATCCTCATCCTGTTCGTCGGCTGCTTTATCGACACCATCGCGGCGATCACGATCCTTGTTCCGATCCTACTGCCGATCGTGCTCAAGCTTGGCATCGACCCGATCCATTTCGGCCTTATCATGACGCTCAATCTGATGATCGGCCTGCTCCATCCGCCTCTCGGCATGGTGCTCTTCGTTCTGGCGCGGGTCTCCAGGTTGTCGGTCGAGCGCACCACGGTGGCGATCCTTCCCTGGCTCGTCCCCTTGATGCTCGCGCTGATCGCGATCACCTATATTCCGGAACTGACGCTTTGGCTCCCGCAGAAAATGGGTTTGGGACGATAG
- a CDS encoding TRAP transporter small permease produces MTTEVHTQVSAEELAQTFDESEHAPVDLSGYAFEDWLSLALFWAMSLAVFVQFFTRYVLNDSFAWTEEIATNLLVALVFIGSAMCVRMSRHIQVDFLYRYLSPGLARVLATLIDVIRVAFFAYGALLVWRFMSIIGDEQMTTIALPKNLSYAFVFIGFVLMFFRSVQVAVANWRRGYSVLERPEAFDAPLVAET; encoded by the coding sequence ATGACGACTGAGGTTCACACCCAGGTCAGCGCCGAGGAGCTGGCGCAGACTTTCGACGAGAGCGAGCACGCACCGGTCGATCTATCGGGCTATGCCTTCGAGGACTGGCTGTCTTTAGCCCTGTTCTGGGCGATGTCGCTCGCGGTTTTCGTTCAATTCTTCACACGCTACGTGCTGAACGATTCCTTCGCCTGGACGGAGGAGATCGCGACCAATCTCCTGGTCGCTCTCGTCTTCATCGGGTCGGCCATGTGCGTGCGCATGAGCCGCCACATCCAGGTCGACTTCCTCTATCGCTATCTATCACCCGGTCTCGCCCGCGTGCTGGCAACCCTGATCGACGTCATCCGCGTCGCCTTCTTCGCTTATGGCGCCCTCCTGGTCTGGCGCTTCATGAGCATCATCGGCGACGAGCAGATGACGACCATCGCTCTCCCGAAAAACCTCAGCTACGCCTTTGTCTTCATCGGGTTCGTCCTGATGTTCTTCCGCTCCGTTCAGGTTGCTGTCGCCAACTGGCGCCGTGGCTATTCCGTGCTCGAGCGGCCCGAAGCATTCGATGCACCCTTGGTGGCGGAAACATAA
- a CDS encoding sialic acid TRAP transporter substrate-binding protein SiaP encodes MPFLTRRLAFGLVAAAAAILPTLPANAQTKLKWAHVYETSEPFHTQSVWAAQEIAKRTNNRYQIDVYPASQLGKESDINQGLSLGTVDMIISGPSFAARSYPPIGIGYYPYIFRDSAHLLAFAKSDVFKELSAGYAEKTGHQMLALTYYGVRHSSTNKPFKTCAEMKGLKIRVPDAPAYLAMPRSCGANTSPIAFAEVYLALQNGTVDAQENPLTTIEAKKFYEVQKNIVLTGHIVDHLATIVSKQLWAKLSDEDKKIFATVAQEAAVRASGEIQAKEKELIETFKQKGLTITEVNKDEFKEAVMKNVTLESLGYRKADYDKIQALKSEGL; translated from the coding sequence ATGCCATTTCTGACCCGCCGCCTTGCGTTCGGCCTCGTCGCAGCCGCAGCCGCCATTCTTCCCACCTTGCCGGCGAATGCCCAGACGAAGCTGAAATGGGCTCACGTCTACGAAACCTCGGAGCCCTTCCACACCCAGTCGGTGTGGGCGGCACAGGAGATCGCGAAGCGCACCAACAACCGCTATCAGATCGACGTCTATCCAGCATCGCAGCTCGGCAAGGAGAGCGACATCAATCAGGGCCTGTCGCTCGGCACGGTCGACATGATCATCTCCGGTCCAAGCTTCGCCGCACGCAGCTATCCGCCGATCGGCATTGGGTATTATCCCTACATCTTCCGCGACTCCGCCCACCTGCTCGCCTTCGCGAAGAGCGACGTCTTCAAGGAGCTCAGCGCCGGCTACGCTGAAAAGACAGGGCACCAGATGCTGGCCCTCACCTATTATGGCGTGCGCCACAGTTCCACGAACAAGCCCTTCAAGACCTGTGCCGAAATGAAGGGTCTCAAGATCCGCGTGCCCGATGCCCCCGCCTACTTGGCCATGCCGCGCTCCTGCGGCGCCAATACTTCGCCCATCGCCTTCGCGGAGGTCTACCTGGCCCTTCAGAACGGCACGGTCGACGCGCAGGAGAACCCGCTGACGACGATCGAGGCGAAGAAGTTCTACGAGGTCCAGAAGAACATCGTGCTGACCGGCCATATCGTCGATCATCTTGCGACGATCGTCTCCAAGCAGCTCTGGGCAAAGCTCTCGGACGAGGACAAGAAGATCTTCGCTACAGTCGCCCAGGAAGCGGCCGTCCGCGCCTCGGGGGAAATCCAGGCGAAGGAGAAGGAACTGATCGAGACTTTCAAGCAGAAGGGTTTGACGATCACCGAGGTCAACAAGGACGAGTTCAAGGAAGCCGTGATGAAGAACGTCACCCTGGAATCCTTGGGCTATCGCAAGGCCGACTACGACAAGATCCAGGCCTTGAAGTCGGAAGGTCTTTGA
- a CDS encoding GntR family transcriptional regulator has product MRSAIVALDFAPGEFIDKGAVCSALRVSRFPVSEALTRLAAEGLVEILPQRGSRAARIRLAEIRESMLIRQALEGMVAENAARHLSCHDIEALRGNLEAQQEAVLRGDRPGFHVLDLEFHTILVEGLKLPRVAAVIDASRANIDRVRRLLSSPRRHIVTLAEHWEIFRALEAHDAPAARRAMEAHLEAVVEELGRFSVEHAEVFVEA; this is encoded by the coding sequence TTGCGCTCGGCCATCGTGGCGCTCGACTTCGCCCCTGGCGAGTTCATCGACAAAGGTGCCGTCTGCAGCGCGCTCAGGGTGTCCCGGTTCCCGGTTTCGGAGGCGCTGACACGCCTGGCCGCGGAGGGGCTCGTCGAGATCCTGCCTCAGCGCGGGTCGAGAGCGGCGCGCATCCGTCTGGCGGAAATCAGGGAATCCATGCTGATCCGTCAGGCTCTGGAAGGCATGGTGGCGGAGAATGCCGCACGGCATCTGTCCTGTCATGACATCGAGGCCCTGCGCGGCAACCTGGAGGCGCAGCAGGAGGCCGTCTTGAGGGGAGATCGTCCGGGCTTCCACGTGCTGGATCTCGAATTCCATACGATTCTCGTCGAAGGGCTCAAGCTGCCGCGGGTGGCCGCCGTGATCGACGCCTCCCGGGCGAACATCGATCGTGTGCGCCGTCTTCTCTCCTCGCCCCGCCGGCATATCGTGACCCTTGCCGAACATTGGGAAATTTTCCGGGCTCTCGAGGCCCACGATGCGCCGGCCGCGCGCCGGGCCATGGAGGCGCACCTGGAGGCCGTCGTTGAGGAGTTGGGCCGATTCTCCGTCGAGCACGCGGAGGTGTTCGTGGAGGCTTGA
- a CDS encoding MBL fold metallo-hydrolase, giving the protein MSTAAYPQAGPDRSAGPPQVEAFFDQRTCSIQYIVADPATGRCALVDPVLDYDEKSGSIATASADALLAHVSEKGLTVDWILDTHPHADHMSAAGYLKDRTGARTAIGERIVDVQRLWKEIYNLKEFAADGSQWDRLLADDEVFQIGDMDARVMFSPGHTLASITYVVGDAAFIHDTLFMPDFGTARCDFPGGDARALWHTIRRILSLPDETRLFSGHDYSPGGRDPAWESTVASQKASNIHLVRARTEDAFVAMRQARDAKLPMPKLILHALQVNMAGGRLPAPESNGMRYLKIPLDGLADAVWE; this is encoded by the coding sequence ATGAGCACAGCGGCTTATCCGCAAGCAGGACCGGATCGCTCGGCTGGTCCACCGCAGGTCGAGGCGTTCTTCGATCAACGGACCTGCAGCATCCAGTATATCGTGGCCGATCCTGCAACGGGACGCTGCGCTCTCGTCGATCCCGTTCTCGACTATGACGAGAAGTCGGGATCGATCGCGACCGCGTCGGCCGATGCACTGCTGGCTCACGTGAGCGAGAAGGGCCTCACCGTCGATTGGATCCTCGATACGCATCCCCATGCAGATCACATGTCGGCCGCGGGCTATCTCAAGGACAGGACAGGGGCAAGGACGGCCATCGGAGAGCGGATCGTCGACGTGCAGCGGCTCTGGAAGGAGATCTACAACCTGAAGGAGTTTGCGGCCGACGGCTCGCAATGGGATCGCCTGCTCGCCGACGACGAGGTCTTTCAGATCGGAGACATGGATGCGCGAGTGATGTTCTCTCCAGGTCACACCCTCGCATCCATCACCTATGTCGTCGGGGATGCCGCCTTCATCCACGATACGCTCTTCATGCCGGATTTCGGCACGGCCCGGTGCGACTTCCCCGGCGGGGATGCAAGAGCCTTATGGCACACCATCCGGCGCATCCTGTCGCTGCCGGACGAGACCCGCCTGTTCTCGGGCCACGATTACAGCCCGGGAGGCCGGGACCCTGCCTGGGAAAGCACCGTCGCCAGCCAAAAGGCTTCCAACATCCACCTCGTCCGGGCTCGCACGGAGGACGCGTTCGTCGCCATGCGCCAGGCACGGGATGCCAAGCTGCCGATGCCGAAGCTGATCCTGCATGCCCTGCAGGTGAACATGGCAGGAGGACGGCTGCCGGCCCCCGAGAGCAATGGAATGCGCTATCTCAAGATTCCGCTCGATGGGCTTGCCGATGCCGTCTGGGAGTGA